The following proteins are co-located in the Apium graveolens cultivar Ventura chromosome 5, ASM990537v1, whole genome shotgun sequence genome:
- the LOC141661978 gene encoding uncharacterized protein LOC141661978, with the protein MELNDLVLVLLMQEEISSPLTAQIMEFCESGLFPETLQNSEVVSTSNAYYDDHSSYTRNLSYTTPEVNKSCSSIVNNESIKTPKPLPPNTCSNLSMIFASAEDLDKNVSGSTDFFSTPFSVPNFEDGQQEQFDLSLLQKNVGVTEYGFEPALYQNAPDPAVPPPLIGPPLGPLPSLHVENCLSSLPSYMPMNSLSSPSCSVLDPEFLSGNLNSALPNRKPEKFRGNLFLNNNLQLQEQDDEVEMGGIFGADPLPQLYNTDLQNNIVDGSVNFTPLPTEITSLEDPAYKASKLSAEEKKEKIHRYLKKRNERNFSKKIKYACRKSLADSRLRIRGRFVRNGNFGDGSRTTCSSHEEDTYNDVMVKDEDDMVDSSDIFAQVSNVNTYTCNYSTIESWI; encoded by the exons ATGGAGCTTAACGATTTGGTCCTTGTTCTCCTGATGCAGGAAGAAATTTCAAGTCCACTAACTGCTCAAATCATGGAATTCTGTGAATCTGGATTATTCCCCGAAACACTACAAAACTCTGAAGTTGTTTCTACTTCCAACGCCTACTACGATGACCATTCTTCTTATACCAGAAATCTTTCCTACACTACTCCAGAAGTAAACAAAAGTTGTAGTAGCATAGTTAACAATGAAAGCATAAAAACACCCAAACCTCTACCTCCGAACACTTGTAGCAATCTCTCTATGATCTTTGCTTCTGCAGAAGACCTGGACAAAAATGTATCAGGCTCAACAGACTTCTTTTCTACCCCTTTCTCTGTTCCAAACTTCGAAGATGGCCAACAAGAACAGTTTGATCTCTCATTGCTGCAAAAGAACGTTGGAGTAACAGAATATGGTTTTGAACCGGCGTTATATCAAAATGCACCTGACCCTGCTGTCCCTCCTCCTCTGATAGGACCTCCACTAGGACCATTAccttcacttcatgtagaaaatTGTTTGTCCTCGCTTCCTTCTTACATGCCAATGAATTCTTTGTCGTCACCTTCCTGTTCTGTCCTTGATCCCGAGTTCCTCTCAGGCAATCTCAATTCTGCTTTACCTAATAGAAAGCCTGAAAAGTTCAGGGGAAATCTTTTCTTAAACAATAATCTGCAACTTCAAGAGCAAGACGACGAGGTAGAAATGGGTGGAATCTTCGGTGCAGATCCTTTGCCACAGCTTTATAACACTGACCTTCAG AATAATATTGTAGATGGGAGTGTAAACTTTACTCCTCTTCCAACTGAGATTACTAGCTTGGAAGATCCTGCATACAAGGCCAGCAAACTTTcagctgaagaaaagaaagagaaaattcATAGATACTTGAAGAAAAGGAACGAAAGAAACTTCAGCAAGAAAATAAAG TATGCATGTCGAAAAAGTCTAGCAGATAGCAGGCTTAGAATTAGAGGAAGGTTTGTAAGGAATGGTAATTTTGGTGACGGCTCCAGAACAACTTGTAGCAGCCATGAAGAGGACACATATAATGAT GTTATGGTGAAGGATGAAGACGACATGGTTGATTCTTCGGACATCTTTGCTCAAGTCAGCAATGTGAATACATATACATGCAATTACTCAACAATTGAATCTTGGATTTGA
- the LOC141659275 gene encoding guanine nucleotide-binding protein subunit gamma 1-like, translating into MESQNSEQVLSLVASANTKGKHRILAELKRLEQEARILEEELDQIKKMEKASPACKELLVDVESRPDPLLPITDGPAVPAWDRWFERLQDPTGCGCWLC; encoded by the exons ATGGAATCACAAAACTCAGAGCAGGTGCTATCGTTGGTTGCATCAGCTAATACGAAAGGGAAGCATCGGATTTTAGCTGAATTGAAGCGACTTGAGCAGGAAGCTCGAATTCTTGAG GAAGAGCTGGATCAGATTAAAAAGATGGAGAAGGCCTCCCCTGCATGCAAGGA ACTGCTTGTAGATGTGGAATCAAGACCAGATCCGCTGCTGCCAAT AACCGATGGCCCTGCAGTTCCAGCTTGGGATAGATGGTTTGAAAGGTTACAGGATCCAACCGGTTGTGGATGCTGGTTATGTTGA
- the LOC141659274 gene encoding uncharacterized protein LOC141659274 produces MGALMSRLWFLMFPAKEYKIVVVGLDNAGKTTTLYKLHLGEVVTTHPTVGSNVEELVYKNIRFEVWDLGGQDRLRTSWATYYRGTHAVIAVIDSTDRARISIMKDELFRLLPHEDLQSAVILVYANKQDLKDAMTPAEITDALSLHSIKNHDWHIQACSALTGDGLYDGLGWIAQRVGGKVTS; encoded by the exons ATGGGGGCACTTATGTCAAGATTATGGTTCTTGATGTTCCCTGCAAAGGAGTATAAGATTGTTGTGGTTGGACTTGATAATGCTGGCAAGACCACCACTCTTTATAAATTGCATCTTGGTGAAGTTGTTACTACTCATCCTACTGTTGGTAGTAATGTTGAGGAGCTTGTTTACAAGAATATCCGATTCGAG GTATGGGATCTTGGTGGACAAGATAGACTACGAACATCATGGGCAACATATTACCGTGGCACTCATGCTGTTATTGCAGTAATAGACAGCACTGACAGAGCTAGGATTTCTATTATGAAGGATGAATTATTCAGGCTGCTGCCACACGAGGATCTTCAGAGTGCAGTTATACTCGTCTACGCAAATAAACAAGATCTCAAGGATGCCATGACCCCTGCAGAAATTACTGATGCTTTGTCTCTTCACAGTATCAAGAACCATGATTGGCACATTCAAGCCTGTTCAGCTCTCACTGGGGATGGGCTCTATGATGGGTTAGGGTGGATTGCCCAGAGAGTTGGCGGGAAAGTTACTAGCTAA